Proteins encoded by one window of Erysipelothrix rhusiopathiae:
- the mraY gene encoding phospho-N-acetylmuramoyl-pentapeptide-transferase, protein MIVGIIAMLTAFALSVVAYPRFIKYLQKSNMEQKVSEYALEEFKNKQKTPTFGGFVFVVIPVLVALVFNGFNFNGSVLLLVGVYAMYALIGLVDDYKIVKEGKNDGLSPRFKMLGQLLLAVLFYVIYIKMGGDNKLAIPFMKEPLDLGWFYLPLIMFIFAGSSNAVNLTDGMDGLAGGTSIIGFSAFAFVAYTVNRMDIFMVLLAVIGALFGFLVFNRKPAKIFMGDVGSLALGALFAGVSVLLNKEILLAIIGGVFVFETLCVIIQRTSWKLRHKKVFKYTPIHYSFTLNGWKEENVVNFFYALGVAFAIIGLALNAIA, encoded by the coding sequence ATGATTGTAGGAATTATCGCAATGCTAACAGCATTTGCACTCAGTGTTGTTGCTTACCCAAGATTTATTAAATATCTTCAGAAAAGCAACATGGAACAAAAAGTTAGTGAGTATGCATTAGAAGAGTTTAAAAACAAACAAAAAACACCAACATTTGGGGGATTTGTTTTTGTCGTTATTCCTGTTTTAGTCGCTCTCGTCTTTAATGGTTTTAATTTCAATGGATCGGTTCTCTTACTTGTAGGCGTCTATGCGATGTATGCATTAATTGGATTGGTTGATGATTATAAAATTGTGAAAGAAGGGAAAAATGATGGTCTTTCACCACGATTTAAGATGTTGGGACAATTATTGCTCGCAGTGCTATTTTACGTTATCTATATTAAAATGGGCGGCGATAATAAGCTGGCAATTCCATTTATGAAAGAGCCTTTGGATCTTGGTTGGTTCTACCTACCACTTATCATGTTTATTTTCGCAGGTTCCTCGAATGCTGTAAATCTTACAGATGGTATGGATGGCTTAGCGGGTGGTACAAGTATCATCGGATTTTCAGCGTTCGCATTTGTTGCGTATACGGTAAATCGTATGGATATCTTTATGGTTCTGTTAGCCGTTATTGGTGCACTTTTCGGATTTTTAGTTTTTAATCGTAAACCTGCGAAAATCTTTATGGGTGACGTTGGATCTCTTGCACTTGGTGCTTTATTTGCAGGTGTTTCCGTTTTACTTAATAAAGAAATTCTCTTAGCGATTATTGGAGGTGTTTTTGTATTTGAAACACTTTGTGTCATTATTCAACGTACTTCATGGAAGTTAAGACATAAAAAAGTATTTAAATATACACCGATTCATTACAGTTTTACGCTCAATGGTTGGAAAGAAGAGAATGTCGTCAATTTCTTCTATGCACTTGGTGTAGCCTTCGCAATCATTGGTTTAGCGCTAAACGCGATTGCATAA
- the murD gene encoding UDP-N-acetylmuramoyl-L-alanine--D-glutamate ligase translates to MKALIIGGARSGIGCARLLHKEGFEVVLTTNQDFPERHELESLGIHVSLDDKDMSLLGTYDFVIKNPGIPNDHPLVSQFPNIYNEIEIASRFANHAKFYAISGTNGKTTTTTCLHEMLLKKDSAALLAGNVGYALSEAIYRDGDLTRDVALEISAFQMEGTPTFSPEVYALMNLSPDHMDRYDEVDDYYKAKLNILPNVKTFIRNCDDQNIMRLTQDYQGKVYDLSMTHDADICLREGWVYFLDNPLFEVSSLKLVGKHNLMNAAFAASLAFLAGVKLSDIRDVIHTFSGVEHRIEFVDEVDGVRYYNDSKATNPESTEVCLQAFEKPIILLAGGFDKHISFDLLKPYENRIKILFVFGESADQIREVFPFAIKVDTMKTAFVEAKSQASSGDIIVLSPACASYDQFENFEIRGNIFKEYVKTL, encoded by the coding sequence ATGAAAGCGTTAATTATCGGAGGAGCACGTTCAGGAATTGGATGTGCTCGTCTTCTTCATAAAGAGGGTTTTGAAGTGGTATTGACGACAAATCAAGACTTTCCAGAACGTCATGAACTTGAATCATTAGGGATTCATGTATCTTTGGATGATAAAGATATGAGTCTTCTAGGTACATATGATTTTGTGATAAAAAATCCAGGAATACCCAATGACCATCCGCTCGTTTCTCAATTTCCAAACATTTATAATGAAATTGAAATTGCGTCTCGTTTCGCAAATCATGCGAAATTTTATGCAATTTCAGGAACGAATGGGAAAACAACTACAACAACATGTCTCCATGAAATGTTATTGAAAAAAGATTCAGCTGCGCTTCTTGCGGGGAATGTGGGCTATGCACTGAGTGAAGCCATTTATCGCGATGGGGATCTAACGCGTGATGTTGCTTTAGAGATTTCTGCATTTCAAATGGAAGGCACGCCTACATTTTCACCAGAAGTGTATGCGCTTATGAATTTAAGTCCAGATCACATGGATCGTTATGACGAAGTTGATGACTATTACAAAGCTAAGTTAAACATATTACCGAATGTTAAAACATTCATTCGAAATTGTGATGATCAAAACATTATGCGTTTGACGCAAGATTATCAAGGCAAGGTTTATGATTTATCCATGACTCACGACGCCGATATTTGTCTGCGTGAGGGTTGGGTCTATTTTCTTGATAATCCACTTTTTGAAGTATCTTCATTAAAACTTGTCGGTAAGCATAATTTAATGAACGCTGCCTTTGCCGCAAGTCTTGCATTTCTTGCAGGTGTTAAGCTTTCAGATATTCGAGATGTAATCCATACCTTTAGTGGTGTTGAACATCGCATCGAATTTGTGGATGAAGTGGATGGCGTTCGCTACTACAACGATTCCAAGGCAACAAACCCTGAATCTACGGAAGTTTGTCTTCAAGCTTTTGAGAAGCCAATTATCTTACTCGCAGGGGGTTTCGATAAACATATTTCTTTTGATTTACTTAAACCTTATGAAAATCGCATTAAAATACTGTTTGTATTTGGAGAAAGTGCTGATCAAATTCGTGAAGTATTTCCTTTTGCAATTAAAGTTGATACCATGAAAACTGCTTTTGTCGAAGCAAAATCACAGGCATCATCCGGTGATATCATTGTGTTGTCGCCAGCATGTGCAAGTTATGATCAATTTGAAAATTTTGAAATTCGTGGTAACATATTTAAAGAATACGTTAAAACTCTCTAG
- a CDS encoding post-transcriptional regulator, protein MKDENTQQFKLLLTLRLRQIHNNGLEGVSYDDLYRMFTTYVWRHKEPTRLSELADDIFKTTDEDVVRWLATESKINGLKSSLEDYQNLFEDEEIQ, encoded by the coding sequence ATGAAAGATGAAAATACACAACAATTTAAATTGTTACTAACATTAAGACTTCGTCAAATACATAATAATGGATTAGAAGGCGTTTCATATGATGATTTGTACCGCATGTTTACAACCTATGTATGGCGTCATAAAGAGCCAACTCGGTTAAGTGAATTGGCCGATGATATTTTTAAAACGACTGATGAAGATGTTGTAAGGTGGCTTGCGACTGAGTCTAAAATCAATGGGTTAAAATCATCTCTTGAAGACTATCAAAATTTATTTGAGGATGAGGAGATTCAATGA
- a CDS encoding single-stranded-DNA-specific exonuclease RecJ has product MFNSLSTLVQETLKSMDLSDIQLLELFEPTDHVVSNEAIDSMIRFYQTATKLIVCGDYDCDGVSSTSIAVLLAKKCKIEVGYYIPNRLKEGYGVSKDTITMAHERGYKDVLIIDNGVKAHEEIAYAKSLGMQVAVVDHHIIDEPVMADAFLHPDVCSSYEASMCASGLIYCVAETMGLSDEYMLAMACTATVADVMPLWGKNREIVRKGIHALNQNQFLQFDALVKRNRFTHYSAKLLSFQAIPKINTVGRLGDLANVNTLVQYFTTTDESVITSYAKQLFKLNDYRKEQGKALKEVAMMQVNDDPIQIIVDKRFHEGLLGIVANQVAQETMKPTLVLTEYDNVLKGSARSMTFSLQDIFTEVRSDYFVAMGGHDFAYGMTLNKATFEDFKSDVNQIVSDFGAFEGRHESVLSIDPSWITQAALEQLRQLEPFGEGFKLPLMSIKIPRDFQLFNLNGYGFKYAFNGFSFDEAVFFTQQYQKYQLQTARRLIGTLDLDSRSKNVLFVEDFE; this is encoded by the coding sequence ATGTTTAATTCTTTATCAACGCTTGTACAAGAAACCCTGAAGTCCATGGACTTGTCCGATATTCAGTTACTGGAATTGTTTGAACCAACAGATCATGTTGTTTCAAATGAAGCCATTGACTCGATGATTCGTTTTTATCAAACAGCCACAAAATTAATTGTATGTGGTGATTATGATTGTGATGGTGTTTCTTCAACAAGCATTGCGGTGTTGTTAGCAAAAAAATGTAAGATCGAAGTGGGATATTATATTCCAAATCGTCTTAAAGAAGGTTATGGTGTTTCAAAAGATACCATCACCATGGCCCATGAACGTGGCTATAAAGATGTCTTAATTATTGATAACGGTGTTAAAGCACACGAGGAAATTGCTTATGCGAAGTCTTTAGGTATGCAAGTAGCTGTTGTAGATCATCATATTATTGATGAACCCGTAATGGCTGATGCGTTTTTACATCCCGATGTATGCAGTTCTTATGAAGCATCGATGTGTGCAAGCGGTTTAATTTATTGTGTTGCGGAAACAATGGGTCTATCGGATGAGTATATGCTTGCGATGGCATGTACCGCAACGGTTGCGGATGTGATGCCGTTATGGGGTAAAAACCGAGAAATCGTTCGAAAAGGGATTCATGCTTTAAATCAAAATCAGTTCTTACAATTTGACGCACTGGTTAAGCGTAATCGTTTTACACATTACTCTGCGAAATTGCTTTCGTTTCAAGCAATTCCAAAAATTAACACTGTGGGACGATTGGGTGATCTTGCGAATGTGAATACTTTAGTTCAATACTTCACTACAACGGATGAATCGGTGATAACGTCTTACGCCAAACAATTATTTAAATTAAATGACTATCGCAAAGAGCAAGGAAAAGCGCTTAAAGAAGTTGCGATGATGCAGGTCAATGATGACCCCATTCAAATTATTGTTGATAAACGGTTCCACGAAGGCTTGTTAGGGATAGTAGCCAATCAAGTAGCTCAGGAAACCATGAAACCGACCTTAGTCCTTACAGAATACGATAATGTCTTAAAGGGCAGTGCTCGGAGTATGACGTTTTCATTACAAGATATATTTACAGAAGTTCGTTCAGATTATTTTGTTGCGATGGGCGGACATGATTTTGCTTATGGAATGACGCTTAATAAAGCGACGTTTGAGGATTTTAAATCTGATGTAAACCAGATTGTGTCAGATTTTGGTGCTTTTGAAGGACGTCATGAGTCTGTTCTTTCCATTGATCCATCATGGATCACACAAGCTGCTCTTGAACAATTACGTCAACTTGAACCATTCGGAGAAGGCTTTAAATTGCCCTTAATGAGTATTAAAATTCCTCGTGATTTCCAGTTGTTTAACCTTAATGGTTATGGTTTTAAATACGCTTTTAATGGTTTTTCATTTGATGAAGCAGTGTTTTTTACACAACAGTATCAAAAATACCAACTTCAAACAGCCCGACGTTTAATTGGAACTTTAGATTTAGACAGTCGTTCAAAAAATGTATTGTTCGTAGAAGATTTTGAATAA
- a CDS encoding Ig-like domain-containing protein — MFKTFLATVLLLSGIGQNPQINKQPIADKIPPTSRRVAVTQDDAEVAKDPIKIKQAKYELYENSSMQIDYTLEGLSKQATVSFKSENPDIVSVSEKGLITAITKGSSIITIVAVDGEEIYTKEISVKVSVLDGTINFKNEDVYINRGFEYELEYTLSNDAMKDKSIIWSSDNTAVADVVNGKVTAKSAGTTTITARIGTITSSVKVTVTIPLRDIEFNPSNLTIVLEDEVSIPDLIFVPYDTTTSRNASYVSEDNGIVEVVEDRLVAKKIGKTKVTATIGEHQAELEVTVKSKQTESGADIIKLKVDKEEGDRLVLVTDNLSKADNQKYALTLPDKILTKFIEARDHSEVILVLDDVLLEKDMTNLESFIVPETVMSALTDKTLSIHLVDKRNVPLIIYNFQGAYPHDVDLRFKIMQITERSPLYEQLSGRAFELVFANQAQFGEGTTVELSAKLIESTFSQMHFIYERTNESDLEFTNQEVSVSNEDRLKFLVTNNDYVITFNKLAKTDDHFIIISLLIIVLTIVGGSGFFYFNKYKKKKKL, encoded by the coding sequence ATGTTTAAAACATTTTTAGCTACAGTATTACTTCTTAGTGGTATTGGGCAAAATCCACAAATAAATAAGCAACCCATTGCGGATAAGATTCCTCCTACATCACGTCGTGTTGCGGTGACGCAAGATGATGCGGAAGTTGCGAAAGATCCTATAAAAATTAAACAGGCTAAATATGAGTTGTATGAAAATTCAAGCATGCAAATTGATTACACCTTGGAAGGTTTAAGTAAACAAGCGACGGTATCATTCAAAAGTGAAAATCCGGATATCGTAAGTGTATCCGAAAAAGGTTTGATTACTGCAATCACAAAAGGATCATCCATCATTACAATTGTGGCGGTAGATGGGGAAGAAATCTACACAAAGGAAATCAGTGTTAAGGTTAGTGTTCTTGATGGAACCATTAATTTTAAAAATGAAGACGTGTATATTAACCGTGGTTTTGAATATGAACTGGAATATACCTTAAGTAATGATGCTATGAAAGATAAGAGTATCATTTGGTCATCCGATAATACGGCGGTGGCGGATGTTGTGAATGGAAAAGTTACGGCAAAGTCAGCGGGTACGACAACCATTACAGCGCGTATTGGAACGATTACATCAAGTGTAAAAGTTACAGTCACAATTCCCTTACGTGATATCGAGTTTAATCCGTCCAATCTAACGATTGTTTTAGAAGATGAAGTCTCAATACCGGATCTTATTTTTGTGCCTTACGATACCACTACTTCACGTAATGCAAGTTATGTTTCGGAAGACAATGGCATCGTTGAAGTTGTGGAAGATCGTCTTGTAGCGAAAAAAATCGGTAAAACAAAAGTTACAGCAACAATCGGTGAACACCAGGCTGAGTTAGAAGTAACGGTAAAGTCAAAGCAAACAGAATCGGGTGCTGATATTATCAAATTAAAAGTTGATAAAGAAGAAGGCGATCGCCTTGTTCTTGTTACGGATAATTTAAGTAAAGCTGATAATCAAAAATATGCCTTAACTTTACCGGATAAAATCTTAACCAAGTTTATTGAAGCGCGTGATCATTCAGAAGTGATTCTTGTTCTTGATGATGTATTATTAGAAAAAGATATGACGAATTTGGAATCGTTTATTGTTCCTGAAACGGTAATGAGTGCATTAACGGATAAAACCTTATCCATTCACTTAGTAGATAAGCGCAATGTTCCGTTAATTATTTATAATTTCCAAGGTGCTTATCCTCATGATGTGGATTTACGATTCAAAATCATGCAGATTACGGAGCGTTCACCCCTATATGAACAATTATCAGGACGTGCATTTGAATTGGTATTTGCGAATCAAGCACAATTTGGTGAAGGTACAACTGTAGAATTATCTGCGAAATTAATTGAGTCAACGTTTTCTCAAATGCATTTTATTTATGAGCGAACCAATGAAAGTGACTTAGAGTTTACCAATCAAGAAGTATCGGTATCTAATGAAGACCGACTTAAATTTTTAGTTACCAATAATGATTACGTGATTACGTTTAATAAACTTGCGAAAACAGATGACCATTTTATCATCATCTCTTTATTAATCATCGTACTCACGATTGTTGGAGGAAGTGGTTTTTTCTATTTTAATAAGTACAAGAAAAAGAAAAAACTATGA
- a CDS encoding adenine phosphoribosyltransferase yields the protein MDLKNYIATIDDFPKEGIKFRDITPLMADGEAFAEATRLFEGFARKVGADVIVGPESRGFIFGCPVAYAMNIGFVPVRKPGKLPRETVSYKYDLEYGSNELHIHKDGVKPGQKVLIIDDLLATGGTVEASVALIEELGAEVVGCGFLIELEDLNGRDKLEGYEVFTIMQY from the coding sequence ATGGATTTAAAAAACTATATTGCAACAATTGATGATTTCCCTAAAGAAGGCATCAAGTTTCGAGATATTACCCCTTTAATGGCAGATGGCGAAGCGTTTGCGGAAGCAACTCGACTTTTTGAAGGATTTGCCCGTAAGGTGGGTGCAGATGTTATTGTGGGACCTGAATCCCGAGGATTTATTTTTGGATGTCCCGTAGCATATGCAATGAATATTGGCTTTGTTCCTGTTCGTAAACCAGGTAAACTACCACGTGAAACGGTAAGTTACAAATACGATCTCGAATATGGATCCAATGAGCTTCATATCCATAAAGACGGTGTTAAACCGGGTCAAAAGGTTCTCATTATTGATGACCTACTTGCAACAGGTGGAACCGTTGAAGCTTCAGTAGCACTCATTGAAGAATTAGGTGCTGAAGTTGTAGGATGTGGATTCCTAATCGAACTTGAAGATTTAAATGGCCGCGATAAACTTGAGGGCTATGAAGTCTTTACAATTATGCAATACTAA
- a CDS encoding RelA/SpoT family protein, whose product MRQFQDISFDMILEETSKYITSPENIELITHAYEFAEAKHSGQYRKSGEPYIVHILHVGYILSNLGMSPTTISAGLLHDVIEDCDVSKEELAEEFNQEIATLVESVTKIGNIEFKDEKEYLAANHRKIFIAMAKDVRVIFIKLVDRLHNMRTLQYHNPEKQKKIAAETLDVYAPIAHRLGLGEIKNELEDLSFSYLHRDKYYEIARLVDDRKAERDAQVTRMIEDIAELLLENNIRFNIFGRSKHLYSIYKKMTTKHKRFDEILDLLAIRIITETELNCYEILGHIHANYRPIPGRLKDYIAMPKMNMYQSLHTTIVGDEGAIFEVQIRTKQMDEIAERGVAAHWRYKEGNTNQEANQKEIEDRLSWFRDINILTEGVDENAQDYMNVLQKDIFEANVYVMTPKGRVIGLPNGATPIDFAYRVHTEVGHQTVGAIVNGTLVPLNTPLKTGDVVQVKTSKQSTPSEDWLKVVQTTHARNKIRNFLLKQQMDNRKEIVDKGETMFKDECKRRGIDEKELKASKRFEHVYSQFSVNSFDDLMYAIASKSLSFPALFERLDLNKNFNDENSKVEKVVARSATQQSKSTSKSGVSVSGIDSMMIGLSNCCNPVYGDEIVGYVTKGSGVKVHRKDCPNIAHETARLIEVQWEENHEQGEYEAVLQILSTDRNFLLTDIITIASQLKVRLNAVNSEINEDRIHATTTMRAVVRDADHLKTLIANLRKVDSVIRVDRITL is encoded by the coding sequence ATGAGACAATTTCAAGATATAAGTTTTGATATGATACTCGAAGAGACGTCAAAATATATTACATCACCTGAAAACATTGAATTAATTACGCATGCATACGAGTTTGCGGAAGCGAAGCATTCAGGTCAATATCGTAAAAGTGGTGAACCGTATATTGTTCATATTTTACACGTGGGCTATATTCTCTCAAATTTAGGCATGTCTCCAACCACAATTTCTGCAGGGCTTTTGCATGATGTTATTGAGGACTGTGATGTAAGTAAAGAAGAACTTGCGGAAGAGTTTAATCAAGAAATCGCAACACTTGTGGAAAGTGTTACAAAAATTGGTAATATTGAATTTAAAGATGAAAAAGAGTATCTTGCTGCCAATCATCGTAAAATCTTTATTGCGATGGCAAAAGATGTTCGGGTTATTTTTATTAAACTGGTAGACCGTCTTCATAATATGCGAACACTTCAATACCATAACCCCGAGAAGCAAAAAAAGATTGCGGCAGAGACATTGGATGTCTATGCACCGATTGCCCATCGATTGGGTCTTGGGGAAATTAAAAATGAACTTGAAGATTTAAGTTTTAGTTACCTTCACCGTGATAAATATTATGAAATTGCCCGTCTTGTGGATGATCGTAAAGCTGAGCGTGATGCTCAAGTTACACGTATGATTGAAGATATTGCAGAGTTATTACTTGAAAATAATATTCGTTTTAATATTTTTGGTCGTTCCAAGCACCTTTACTCTATCTATAAAAAAATGACGACAAAGCATAAGCGATTTGATGAAATTTTAGATTTGCTTGCGATTCGTATTATTACGGAGACCGAGTTAAATTGTTATGAAATTTTAGGTCATATTCATGCGAACTACCGTCCCATTCCTGGACGTTTAAAAGACTATATTGCAATGCCGAAGATGAATATGTACCAATCCCTTCACACCACAATCGTTGGTGACGAAGGTGCTATTTTTGAAGTTCAAATTCGAACGAAACAAATGGATGAAATCGCAGAGCGTGGGGTCGCAGCGCATTGGCGATATAAAGAAGGCAATACCAATCAAGAAGCAAATCAAAAAGAAATTGAAGACCGACTCTCATGGTTTAGAGATATCAACATTCTTACCGAGGGCGTCGATGAAAATGCTCAGGATTATATGAATGTTCTTCAAAAAGATATTTTTGAAGCAAATGTTTATGTTATGACTCCGAAAGGACGCGTTATTGGTCTTCCTAATGGTGCGACCCCGATTGATTTTGCGTATCGAGTTCATACTGAAGTCGGTCATCAAACGGTTGGTGCTATCGTTAATGGTACATTAGTACCTTTGAATACTCCGCTTAAAACTGGAGATGTTGTTCAAGTGAAGACATCAAAACAATCGACTCCAAGTGAAGACTGGCTTAAAGTAGTCCAAACAACCCATGCACGCAACAAAATTCGTAATTTCCTTCTGAAACAACAGATGGATAATCGTAAAGAAATTGTCGATAAAGGCGAAACGATGTTTAAGGATGAGTGTAAACGTCGTGGTATTGATGAGAAAGAATTAAAAGCGTCCAAACGCTTTGAACATGTTTACAGTCAATTTTCGGTGAATTCATTTGATGATTTAATGTATGCGATTGCGTCAAAATCCTTGTCATTTCCCGCTCTTTTTGAAAGATTAGATCTTAATAAAAACTTTAATGACGAAAACAGTAAGGTTGAAAAAGTTGTGGCCCGTAGTGCGACCCAACAAAGTAAGTCAACCAGTAAGTCGGGTGTGAGTGTATCGGGAATTGATTCGATGATGATTGGCTTGAGTAATTGTTGTAATCCTGTTTATGGCGATGAAATTGTAGGTTATGTTACTAAAGGTAGTGGTGTTAAGGTCCATCGAAAGGACTGTCCAAACATTGCACATGAAACCGCACGTTTGATTGAAGTTCAATGGGAAGAAAATCACGAGCAAGGGGAGTATGAAGCCGTGCTTCAAATTCTTTCCACAGATCGTAATTTCTTACTTACCGATATCATCACGATTGCTTCACAACTCAAAGTGCGACTGAATGCTGTCAATTCAGAAATCAACGAAGATCGAATTCATGCTACGACGACCATGCGTGCAGTTGTTCGTGATGCAGATCATTTAAAAACATTGATTGCGAATTTACGAAAAGTTGATAGTGTTATTCGTGTTGATCGCATCACATTGTAA
- the hisS gene encoding histidine--tRNA ligase produces the protein MSENYRAPRGTQDVFGAEAKKWQHIERIAREMCDRYHITEMRTPVFEHTHVFARGNDGSDVVNKEMYTFEDRGNRSLTLKPEGTAGLVRSFVEHKLYATGGALQRYFYIAPNFRYERPQAGRLRIFHQFGVEFLGEANPYIDIESMLVGINILKEVGITQFKLVVNTLGDQESQDAYKKALRDHFAGHLDTMCADCQRRYEQNPLRMLDCKVDQEHEAMKTAPINHDYLNDASREYFEELKRTLDEQGIAYEIDSRLVRGLDYYHHTVYELISTDPKAASQSTIFAGGRYSKLVEYFGGPSVDAIGFAMGLERLLLYADLAGVEFDTEDRIDVFGMPLGHEANGSMFKMIETLREAGYDADMDYYNKSMKAQFKQVDRFNAKIAMICGSDEVAENVVTLKNIETQEQCRVAHDDVVEQVRMWIGAK, from the coding sequence ATGTCAGAAAATTATCGCGCACCTCGCGGTACACAAGATGTTTTTGGAGCAGAGGCTAAAAAATGGCAACACATTGAGCGCATCGCTCGGGAGATGTGTGATCGATATCATATCACTGAAATGCGTACACCAGTTTTTGAACATACACATGTATTTGCGCGTGGAAATGATGGTAGTGATGTCGTCAATAAAGAAATGTATACGTTTGAAGATCGCGGAAATCGATCACTGACCCTTAAACCGGAGGGAACTGCAGGTTTAGTTCGTAGTTTTGTAGAACATAAACTTTACGCAACAGGAGGCGCTTTGCAACGTTACTTCTACATTGCACCAAACTTCCGCTATGAAAGACCTCAAGCTGGACGTTTGCGTATATTCCACCAATTTGGTGTTGAATTTCTTGGAGAAGCAAACCCATATATCGATATTGAATCAATGCTTGTCGGTATCAATATTTTAAAAGAAGTTGGAATCACACAATTTAAATTAGTAGTCAATACATTGGGTGATCAAGAATCTCAGGATGCTTATAAAAAAGCCTTACGTGATCATTTTGCAGGTCATCTCGATACGATGTGTGCGGATTGTCAACGTCGTTATGAACAAAACCCTTTACGAATGTTGGATTGTAAAGTAGATCAAGAACATGAAGCGATGAAAACCGCTCCAATTAATCATGACTATTTAAACGATGCTTCACGAGAATACTTTGAAGAATTAAAACGAACGCTTGATGAACAAGGGATTGCTTATGAAATTGATTCACGATTGGTACGTGGTTTGGATTATTACCACCACACAGTCTATGAACTTATTTCTACAGATCCTAAAGCGGCATCTCAGTCAACAATTTTCGCAGGTGGACGATACAGTAAGCTTGTAGAATATTTTGGGGGGCCTTCAGTAGATGCAATTGGATTTGCGATGGGTCTTGAACGCCTTCTACTCTATGCAGATTTAGCGGGTGTCGAATTTGATACCGAAGATCGTATTGATGTATTTGGAATGCCTTTAGGACATGAAGCAAATGGCTCAATGTTTAAAATGATCGAAACCTTGCGTGAAGCAGGTTATGATGCGGATATGGATTACTACAACAAATCCATGAAAGCACAATTTAAGCAAGTTGATCGCTTTAATGCGAAGATTGCGATGATTTGTGGTAGTGATGAAGTTGCGGAAAATGTCGTAACTTTAAAAAATATTGAAACACAAGAACAATGTCGTGTGGCACACGACGATGTCGTGGAACAGGTTAGAATGTGGATTGGAGCTAAATAA